The nucleotide window GGCAGGGCTTCCGGTGGCTGGCGAGCGAGGCGCGCCGGCTCGGACTCAGCGAGGTGTCGATGGGTATGTCGGCGGATCTGGAGGTGGCCGTGGAGGAGGGCTCGACCATGGTCCGCGTGGGCACGGCGCTGTTCGGTCCGCGCCCGGGAGCACCTGGCCTGGGACGATAGAGTCCCGAAGGGAGGAGGAACATGGCTTCGTTCGTCCGCCGCGCGATGGTCTATCTGGGCCTCGTCGACGACGAGTACGAGGAGTACGAGGCGTACGAGGAGCCGGTCGCGGCCCCAGCGCCGCCGCCGGCTGCGCCGACGCGCCCCGCGCCGCGCTCGTACACGGCGCCTCCCGAGACCGGAGGCAGCATACGGACCCTCCACGTCACCGAGGAGGCTCCGCCGGCGGTCGCGCCCGCGCCCCGGCCCGCCGTGGTCCGCCCGCTCACGCCCACCCAGACGGCCAAGGTCCACGTCGTGGCGCCGGGCCAGTTCAGCGACGCCCAGGAGATAGGGGACAGGCTGAAGGCCAACCAGCCGGTCATCGTCAACCTGCAGAACGCCGACCGGGAGCTGTCCCGGCGGATGATCGACTTCTGCAGCGGGTGCACCTACGCCCTCGGCGGATCGATGGACAAGGTGGCCGAGCAGGTCTTCCTCCTCACCCCGTCCAATGTCGAGGTGTCGGCCGAGGAGAAG belongs to Acidimicrobiales bacterium and includes:
- the sepF gene encoding cell division protein SepF encodes the protein MASFVRRAMVYLGLVDDEYEEYEAYEEPVAAPAPPPAAPTRPAPRSYTAPPETGGSIRTLHVTEEAPPAVAPAPRPAVVRPLTPTQTAKVHVVAPGQFSDAQEIGDRLKANQPVIVNLQNADRELSRRMIDFCSGCTYALGGSMDKVAEQVFLLTPSNVEVSAEEKRRLQERGLYRA